One Benincasa hispida cultivar B227 chromosome 5, ASM972705v1, whole genome shotgun sequence genomic window carries:
- the LOC120077332 gene encoding gallate 1-beta-glucosyltransferase-like translates to MTSSMDSLPHVFLVSFPGQGHINPMLRLGKKLAVSGLLVTFSTTANLGRDMKKAGSISDTPTPLGRGFLRFEFFDDGRTNEDSVPSLSMSFDQYMPQLRRLGSISLLQILKNQIKENRPAVSCVIGNPFVPWVCDVADQLGIASAVLWVQSCAVFSIYSHHFNGSIPFPSETQPNVDVQLPSLPLLKHDEIPSFLLPNNPLHDIGKAILEQFSNLSKPFCILIDTFEELESEIVDFMSKKFPIKAVGPLFMHCSEIKTRISGDCLRADECMEWLDSKPKGSVVYVSFGSVVYLKQEQVDEIAYGLINSGFSFLWVLKPPASLGVKRHVLPNEITEEAGERGKVVQWSPQEQVLSHPSVACFMTHCGWNSSVEAISSGVPVVAFPQWGDQPTNAKFLVDALGIGIRLSRGAGEDRLIKRDEIEKCLKEAMEGPKAVEIRKNALERQIAAEKAVVDGGSSDKNIKQFIDEIRKRSLVCGGNLQVCPSAT, encoded by the exons ATGACTTCCTCCATGGATTCCCTCCCCCATGTCTTTCTCGTCAGCTTCCCTGGCCAAGGTCACATAAACCCCATGCTCCGCCTTGGCAAAAAACTCGCCGTCTCCGGTCTCCTCGTCACCTTCTCCACGACGGCCAATCTCGGCCGTGACATGAAGAAGGCTGGCAGCATCTCCGACACCCCAACCCCTCTCGGCCGTGGCTTCCTCCGCTTCGAATTCTTCGACGATGGCCGCACCAACGAAGACTCCGTCCCCTCCCTCTCCATGTCCTTCGACCAATACATGCCACAGCTCCGTCGTCTAGGTTCAATTTCACTACTCCAGATCTTGAAGAACCAAATCAAAGAAAACCGACCAGCCGTCTCCTGTGTTATTGGAAACCCTTTTGTGCCATGGGTGTGTGACGTTGCCGACCAATTGGGAATCGCCTCAGCTGTCCTTTGGGTCCAATCATGCGCCGTCTTTTCCATTTATTCCCACCATTTTAACGGCTCAATCCCTTTCCCTTCTGAAACCCAACCAAACGTTGACGTTCAACTTCCTTCTTTGCCTCTTTTAAAGCACGACGAAATCCCAAGCTTTTTGCTTCCGAACAACCCTCTTCACGACATTGGGAAAGCCATTTTGGAGCAGTTTTCGAACCTCTCGAAGCCCTTCTGTATATTAATCGACACTTTTGAAGAACtcgagagcgagatcgttgactTCATGTCGAAAAAATTCCCGATTAAGGCGGTGGGGCCGTTGTTCATGCATTGTAGTGAAATTAAAACAAGGATTTCGGGAGATTGTTTGAGAGCTGATGAATGTATGGAGTGGTTAGACTCAAAGCCAAAAGGGTCGGTGGTTTATGTGTCGTTTGGGAGTGTTGTTTATTTGAAACAAGAACAAGTTGATGAGATTGCTTATGGACTTATAAATTCTGGGTTTTCCTTCTTGTGGGTCTTGAAACCACCTGCAAGTCTTGGGGTCAAGCGCCATGTCCTTCCTAATGAG ATTACGGAAGAGGCCGGCGAGAGAGGGAAGGTGGTACAATGGAGTCCACAAGAACAAGTACTCTCACACCCATCAGTCGCATGTTTCATGACGCATTGCGGTTGGAACTCGTCGGTGGAGGCGATCAGCTCCGGTGTCCCGGTGGTGGCGTTTCCGCAGTGGGGAGATCAGCCCACCAACGCCAAGTTTCTCGTCGATGCCTTGGGTATCGGCATCCGCCTGTCTCGCGGCGCCGGAGAAGACAGACTAATCAAAAGAGATGAGATCGAGAAGTGCCTTAAAGAAGCCATGGAAGGACCCAAGGCAGTGGAGATAAGAAAGAACGCCTTGGAGCGGCAAATTGCGGCGGAGAAGGCGGTGGTTGACGGTGGATCTTCCGATAAAAATATCAAACAATTTATTGATGAGATTAGGAAACGGTCTCTTGTTTGTGGTGGGAATCTCCAAGTTTGTCCCTCTGCTACCTAG